From Solanum lycopersicum chromosome 8, SLM_r2.1, the proteins below share one genomic window:
- the VPE11 gene encoding vacuolar-processing enzyme: MISWYNIIVIFLFGLVSIFVNIEGRSISQFLNQESQGTKWAVLVAGSNGWDNYRHQADVCHAYQLLKNGGLKDENIIVFMYDDIAHNRENPRPGVIINNPHGNDVYKGVPKDYVGEDVNALNFYNVILANKSGIVGGTGKVLNSGPNDHIFIYYTDHGGPGIVAMPSGELVYANDLVNVLKKKHASGTYDRLVFYLEACESGSMFDGLLPEGLDIYVMTASEPNEDSWATYCGEGTPEEPCLVQCSPPEFQGVCLGDLYSISWMEDSDIQDRTADSVQGQYSRVANRTAANITHGGYGSHVTEYGDIVVSFDSLAAYMGENFKNHSHDSVDAKSFSTSSSRNVDQHSTELFYLFAKHRKAPEGSNEKYEALVKLNEVKSQRSQVDYNVKHLGELLFDVEKGNEVLNSVRPARQPLVDNWDCLKSYVKIFEAHCGRLTTYGRRHVRGIANICNAGITNEKMVAMSAQACSS, translated from the exons atgatatcttggtataatattattgtaatatttttatttggtttggtctcaatatttgttaatattgaAGGTCGTAGTATCTCTCAATTCTTAAATCAAGAATCACAAGGAACCAAATGGGCTGTCCTGGTTGCTGGTTCCAATGGCTGGGATAATTATAGGCATCAG GCTGATGTGTGTCATGCTTACCAATTACTCAAGAATGGAGGTCTTAAAGATGAGAACATCATTGTATTTATGTATGATGACATTGCTCACAATCGAGAAAACCCCAGACCTGGAGTAATCATCAATAACCCACATGGCAATGATGTTTACAAAGGTGTCCCAAAG GATTATGTAGGTGAAGATGTTAATGCTCTAAACTTTTACAATGTCATCCTTGCAAACAAAAGTGGTATTGTTGGAGGAACTGGAAAAGTTTTGAATAGTGGTCCAAATGATCATATCTTCATCTACTATACTGATCATGGTGGCCCTGGAATTGTTG CAATGCCAAGTGGAGAATTGGTTTATGCAAATGATCTAGTTAACGTGTTGAAAAAGAAGCATGCTTCAGGGACGTATGACAGACTG GTGTTTTACTTAGAAGCCTGCGAGTCTGGAAGCATGTTTGATGGTCTTCTCCCCGAAGGACTTGATATCTATGTCATGACTGCATCGGAACCTAATGAAGACAGTTGGGCGACATATTGTGGCGAGGGTACTCCTGAAGAGCCCTGCTTGGTTCAGTGTTCCCCTCCCGAGTTTCAGGGTGTCTGCTTGGGAGACTTGTATAGTATTTCTTGGATGGAAGATag TGATATACAAGATCGAACAGCTGACAGCGTGCAAGGGCAGTATAGTAGA GTTGCAAACAGAACTGCAGCCAACATAACACATGGTGGCTATGGCTCTCATGTCACAGAATACGGTGATATAGTGGTGAGTTTTGATTCTCTTGCCGCGTATATGGGTGAGAATTTCAAAAATCACAGTCATGACTCTGTGGATGCCAAATCATTCTCGACATCATCATCAAGGAATGTGGATCAGCATAGTACTGAACTTTTCTATCTGTTCGCCAAA CACCGAAAGGCTCCTGAAGGCTCCAATGAGAAATATGAAGCTCTTGTGAAACTAAATGAAGTTAAGTCACAGAGAAGTCAAGTGGACTACAATGTAAAACATCTGGGGGAGCTTCTTTTTGATGTTGAAAAAGGTAACGAGGTACTAAACAGTGTTCGACCTGCCCGACAACCACTTGTTGACAACTGGGATTGCCTTAAGTCATAT GTCAAGATATTTGAGGCACATTGTGGAAGATTAACAACGTATGGAAGGAGACATGTACGTGGTATCGCCAACATCTGCAATGCTGGGATTACGAATGAGAAAATGGTTGCTATGTCTGCACAAGCATGTTCAAGTTAG